AAGGGTTCAGGTTTATTCACGTCACCCAGCAGAGAATGGTAAACCAAATTACCTCAACTGCTATGTATCTGGGTTCCATCCACCTCAGATTGAAATTGAACTTCTAAAGAATGGGGAGAAAATGACCTCGGAGCAGTCAGACCTGTCTTTCAGCAAGGATTGGTCTTTCTATCTTCTGGTTCATTCTAGCTTCACTCCTAATGGAAAAGATAAATACAGTTGCCGTGTGACTCATGAAACTCTCGCAGAGCCCATGATCGTTGAATGGGGTGAGTTTTCAAGTTCTTTCTTTAGTTGCTACCAGTTGTATTTGAATAGCCACACTCTAATACCACCTGGATgtatttcttaatatatatatatatttaattttttttgttgtttatttttgaatagagacagagagaaatcgagagggaaggagggagacagggaaaaagacacctgtagtcttacttgactgctcatgaaacattcccccctgcaggtggggccaggggcttgaacccaggtcttttgcaCTATAATATATGTGcccaatcaagtgtgccaccacctggctcccctagatattttttaaagtctgcaTATTGGGATTATTAGGGGATGATATTAAAGTTCCGATTAATGTCACCTTCTGAGAGACCTCTGCACAGCTTGGTTCCTGAAACCGTAATTCCCTGCAGTGAGAGCAGCGAGTAACAGCAGCACTTGCACAGATACACACAACACTCCAAAAGGCTTCTTAGTTATCACCTTCCTTGGCTTTCCTGACAGAGCCACCGGTGCTTAGGATCAACGAGTCTCTGTCTCACTGATTGTCCAACCCTGGACTTCCCCCAGTGCTCTCCAGCTCTGTTGCAGTGAGTTCCCCCTGGGTAGTTCTAAGCAACGTGCTCATGGCTAGGGACAGCTATTccagctttattcacaatgattttagacatttttttcatacttagtattttattttattttttttatttattatctttatttattgaatagagacagccagaaatcaagagggagggagtgatagagggggagagagacagagagacacctgcagccctgcttcaccacttgtaaagctttccctctgaaggtgtgcattgtaatacatgcgttcaaccaggtgcggccaccaccctgccccaattCTTAGTATTTTTAAGAGTGAAActtactgggttttttttttttttttctattttctttcttaatagaTCCTGACAACTAACCTGAATCATGGAGGTAGGTCTAAACTTAAGAAAATGCTTTCTTGTTTTACTATCCTGGGAGTTAACAGCTGTAACATGATACCACTCATTATATTGGGAACACCAGTATGAGTAGCATTTCAGCAGGTGAAGGACAGTCCTATGGGGTATATTTCCTTGTGCTGTGAAGTGGAGTAAAGAAGGCTTATGGTCATAAGTGTAGCCCTGGTAGCAACACTGATGCTCCAAAGGAGGGTGGAGGAGCTGTCAGTGTGTTACCATCAGTTACAAGTAGCTAACTGATCCCACGCTACTTGTGAGCATTTGATCTTTCTATTTTAATCTCTATATTGGATTTCTCTgcactttccaaaaaaaaaaaaaatgaaccactGTCTTCCTTTGCATAGCAGTTTTATTattcagtcagagagacaggggagTTTGGTGCTGTAGTTCTCCCCTCCTTCAATCTCTTGTCTGGTCTTAGACTGAAGTAGTGGGTACTGTATTTACTTTCAAGAGACTTCCAGTCTAGCAGAGAGAACTGGACTACATGGTTGTAACTCAAAGATACCACGATTGACAGAAGGCTCTCTAGCAGCAAGAAAGAGTGGGGGGTTGCATTTCTTAGTCTCTTCAGTTGTCCAGAGGTAGAAAGGGATCAGCTTTTCAGTGAAATTCTATTCTGTGGGTACCTTTatactgaaacaaacaaacaaacaaaaacacaaatatCTAACTACTTTCTGGGACAGGGAAATTAAtttgagagagcatgagagagtttGGGTGATTTACCAGAATAGAAGTTATTAGCAGAAGTGCAAGGGTCTGAACTCTTAAGACTAGCATTCTTGTATTTAAGGTTATGGGATAACTAAGAAGATAAACTAATGGGGTATGAAATTGGTCTGGAATATTGTCTGTAGCTACTGTTTTAACAAACAATGACTTACACACCAGAAGTTAGATAAGTTTGATGGTACAAGATTGTACTTTCAGATTAATTCAAATGAAAGAATGTATTTgctaataaaccttttttttattttcagattgGAAGATTTGAATTATACCAACTGCAGAAGAATATATTTCTAGTGCTTCTCTGTTATAATGCTTTATGCCTACCAGTTAGCCAATAATGCTGAAGTTAACACAAATATCTGTATAATTCCACTTTAGCCTCTATCTCCACATTTGACCCAAGTAATTAGCCTGTAAGGGGCTCTGACAGCTTCAAAGTAGAGTAGACAGAATTCTCATGTTCAATGCCAACGTTTTAGACAAATCTGAACCCTTTAGCCTCTTCTGCATATaaaattcaataataaaatagttCTGCATGTTGGAGTTGGCCTTCATTTTGTAAGCTTGGCTTAGAAATTTTGGGAAATGctctgaaagacaactgccagaatTATTGAAATTTGTTTTAATAGATAAAACAATTTGTTGTATcaaatttatatttaagaaacTATTAAAGAGGAACATGGTTCTCTATAActtgatttcatttttgtttcattAATATAGTTGTGAAAACTTGATAGGCTCTTTTCCTTAGATGCCACATCTTCtcatgcctttttatttttttttaattttttaatctttatttattggatagaggcagccagaaatcaagaggaaagggggaaatagggaaagagacagagagacacctgcagccctgcttcaccacttgtgaagctttcctcccacaggtggggaccaggggcttgaacccgggtcctgtgcactataacatgtgctcaaccaagtgcgccaccacccggccccaccttTTTATTTTC
This DNA window, taken from Erinaceus europaeus chromosome 16, mEriEur2.1, whole genome shotgun sequence, encodes the following:
- the B2M gene encoding beta-2-microglobulin, with amino-acid sequence MLEPSRPLPQLTLPGAMGRLATVALGLLLSLAVLEAVQRSPRVQVYSRHPAENGKPNYLNCYVSGFHPPQIEIELLKNGEKMTSEQSDLSFSKDWSFYLLVHSSFTPNGKDKYSCRVTHETLAEPMIVEWDPDN